Proteins found in one Gammaproteobacteria bacterium genomic segment:
- a CDS encoding DUF1134 domain-containing protein, translating to MIHWRVLFFFVAMLFAAFSFAAAPSSAASPSVAIPPSGAIPPVTTRSEQGYEQITIEQEAAAFFGEASEGLARSLAEAFKAQGKPNAYIKGQESGLAITFGVRYGDGIMKAYGRDDEQRIFWQGPSIGFDQGLNCSKVFILVYNLPSTEAIFRGFPGVETGLYYYAGMSATYLESNNIILIPIRLGMGLRTSLNIGYLRFSRAPSWSPF from the coding sequence ATGATTCATTGGCGCGTTTTGTTCTTTTTCGTTGCAATGTTGTTTGCAGCATTTTCCTTTGCAGCGGCACCATCCTCGGCAGCTTCTCCATCGGTTGCTATTCCACCTTCAGGGGCGATACCCCCTGTTACGACACGTTCAGAACAGGGCTACGAACAAATAACGATCGAACAAGAGGCCGCTGCTTTTTTTGGCGAGGCTTCTGAGGGGCTCGCTAGATCTTTGGCCGAGGCCTTCAAGGCCCAGGGTAAACCCAATGCTTATATAAAGGGGCAAGAATCTGGTCTCGCCATTACTTTTGGCGTACGCTACGGCGACGGGATAATGAAGGCCTATGGTCGCGATGATGAACAGCGGATTTTTTGGCAAGGTCCCTCGATTGGTTTTGATCAGGGATTAAATTGTTCCAAGGTTTTCATCTTGGTTTACAATCTGCCCAGTACGGAGGCCATTTTCCGGGGCTTCCCTGGAGTAGAAACTGGCCTATATTATTACGCAGGAATGAGTGCAACCTACCTGGAATCTAATAATATTATCTTGATTCCTATTCGCCTGGGGATGGGGTTGCGGACTAGCCTAAATATTGGTTATCTACGCTTCTCCCGGGCGCCATCGTGGAGTCCGTTCTAA